The following are from one region of the Terriglobales bacterium genome:
- the pilB gene encoding type IV-A pilus assembly ATPase PilB → MSQRLGDLLVREKVINHDQLTQALRKQKESGGRLGSVLVKMGLLTDEEVTNFLSRQYGVPAINLQFFEIDPNVIKLIPQETARKHQILPLSRVGASLTIAMVDPTNVFAMDDIKFMTGFNIEPVVASESAIMDRIEQAYALPEAEQENLDDIINSMGEEAELELQADAEELNASDLEKSAEEAPIVKLVNLILTDAVKRGASDIHIEPYEREYRVRFRIDGVLQNIMQPPLKLKDAITSRIKIMSKLDISEKRLPQDGRIMLKMNLNGRKKQLDFRVNCLPTLWGEKIVLRLLDKENLRLDMTKLGFEPESLEKFQKAVLKPYGMVLVTGPTGSGKTNTLYSAISLLNKPDTNIMTAEDPVEFQLAGVNQVQMKEAIGLNFAAALRAFLRQDPNTILVGEIRDFETAEIAIKAALTGHLVLSTLHTNGAPETISRLMNMGIEPFLVATAVHLIVAQRLIRRICANCIEPVEMNPQALLDAGFTPEQLKTAKVSKGKGCSVCNNSGYKGRAGLYEVMVIDDEIRELILVGASAVELKKKAMERGMITLRGSGLRKVADGVTTMEEVARETVH, encoded by the coding sequence CTGGTGCGGGAAAAGGTCATTAACCATGACCAACTGACACAAGCGCTCAGGAAGCAAAAGGAAAGTGGCGGCCGACTTGGGTCGGTACTCGTCAAGATGGGTTTGCTGACGGACGAGGAAGTCACAAACTTTCTCAGCCGGCAGTACGGCGTTCCTGCCATCAATCTGCAGTTTTTCGAAATCGATCCTAATGTCATAAAGCTCATTCCGCAGGAAACCGCGCGCAAGCATCAGATTCTTCCGCTCAGCCGAGTCGGCGCATCGCTCACCATCGCAATGGTGGACCCGACCAACGTCTTCGCCATGGACGATATCAAGTTCATGACCGGGTTCAACATTGAACCAGTCGTCGCGTCCGAGAGCGCCATCATGGACCGCATCGAGCAGGCTTACGCGCTGCCCGAGGCGGAGCAGGAGAATCTGGACGACATCATCAACTCAATGGGCGAGGAGGCCGAACTTGAGCTGCAGGCCGACGCCGAAGAGCTAAACGCCTCTGACCTGGAGAAGAGCGCAGAAGAAGCGCCGATTGTAAAGCTAGTAAACCTGATCCTTACCGACGCGGTAAAGCGAGGTGCCAGCGATATTCACATTGAGCCCTACGAGAGGGAGTATCGAGTTCGGTTTCGTATTGACGGTGTGCTGCAGAACATCATGCAGCCTCCGTTGAAGCTGAAGGATGCAATCACTTCGCGTATCAAGATCATGTCGAAGCTTGATATCAGCGAGAAGCGCCTGCCACAAGACGGACGCATCATGCTGAAGATGAACCTCAATGGTCGCAAAAAGCAGCTCGACTTTCGCGTGAACTGCCTGCCGACGCTCTGGGGCGAGAAGATCGTTCTTCGTCTGCTCGATAAAGAGAACTTGCGTCTCGATATGACTAAGCTTGGCTTCGAGCCGGAGTCGCTCGAGAAGTTTCAGAAGGCTGTACTGAAGCCTTATGGCATGGTGCTGGTGACCGGTCCCACCGGTTCTGGCAAAACCAACACGCTCTACTCCGCGATTTCACTTCTCAACAAGCCTGACACGAACATCATGACCGCGGAGGATCCGGTCGAGTTTCAGCTTGCTGGTGTGAACCAAGTGCAGATGAAGGAAGCGATTGGACTGAACTTCGCTGCTGCCCTGCGAGCTTTCTTGCGTCAGGATCCCAACACGATTCTGGTGGGCGAGATTCGTGACTTCGAGACTGCGGAAATTGCCATTAAGGCAGCTCTCACTGGCCACCTGGTACTCTCGACGTTGCATACGAACGGCGCTCCCGAAACCATCAGCCGACTGATGAACATGGGCATTGAGCCTTTCCTGGTTGCGACCGCCGTGCACCTGATTGTCGCCCAGCGACTCATCCGTCGCATTTGCGCTAATTGCATCGAGCCGGTGGAGATGAATCCGCAGGCTTTACTTGATGCCGGCTTCACGCCCGAGCAACTGAAGACCGCAAAAGTATCGAAGGGGAAGGGTTGCTCGGTTTGCAACAACAGTGGATACAAAGGACGCGCCGGCCTTTACGAAGTAATGGTGATCGACGACGAGATTCGCGAGTTGATTCTGGTCGGCGCATCTGCCGTGGAATTGAAGAAGAAGGCGATGGAGCGCGGCATGATTACGCTTCGCGGCAGCGGCTTGCGAAAGGTGGCGGATGGTGTCACCACGATGGAAGAGGTTGCTCGCGAAACCGTGCACTAA
- a CDS encoding type IV pilus twitching motility protein PilT, with product MTATLSDLLKKMLEMSGSDLHISTNSPPQVRVHGHLQPLDMPMLTPSETKQLAYSVLTDAQKHRFEENLELDFSFGLKGLARFRGNLFNQRGATGAVFRVIPFEIRSFQQLNLPPIVAKLCEKPRGLILVTGPTGSGKSTTLAAMIDKINTERHDHIITIEDPIEFVHQNKNCLVNQREVHSDTKSFSDALRAALREDPDVVLIGEMRDLETIESALRIAETGHLTFGTLHTNSAASTINRVIDVFPSHQQSQIRAQLSLVLEGVLCQSLLSKIGGQGRACAMEILVPNAAVRNLIREDKIHQIYSAMQSGQDKYGMQTFNQSLASLYFSKQISLETALLRSSMPDELQEMINRGQAAVGAKAAPAAGRK from the coding sequence ATGACTGCGACGCTAAGCGATTTGTTAAAGAAGATGTTGGAGATGAGCGGAAGCGACCTGCATATCTCCACAAACTCCCCACCGCAGGTGCGAGTACACGGGCACCTTCAGCCGCTGGATATGCCCATGCTTACGCCATCAGAAACCAAACAACTGGCCTATAGCGTGTTGACGGACGCGCAGAAGCACCGCTTTGAAGAGAATCTCGAACTCGATTTCTCATTCGGTTTGAAGGGACTGGCACGCTTCCGCGGCAATCTTTTCAATCAGCGTGGTGCTACAGGCGCTGTTTTTCGTGTGATCCCGTTCGAGATCAGGTCGTTTCAGCAGCTCAATCTTCCCCCGATCGTGGCTAAGCTATGCGAGAAGCCCCGGGGACTCATCCTAGTTACGGGCCCTACAGGTTCTGGAAAGTCGACGACGCTTGCAGCCATGATCGACAAGATCAACACCGAGCGTCACGATCACATCATCACGATCGAAGACCCGATTGAGTTCGTTCACCAGAACAAGAATTGCCTGGTAAATCAGCGCGAAGTGCACTCGGATACGAAGTCATTCAGCGACGCTCTGCGTGCCGCGCTTCGTGAAGACCCGGATGTTGTACTGATCGGTGAGATGCGCGACCTTGAAACGATTGAGTCCGCGCTGCGCATCGCCGAGACGGGCCACCTCACTTTCGGCACCTTGCACACGAACTCGGCCGCTTCCACGATTAACCGTGTAATCGACGTTTTCCCGTCGCACCAGCAATCCCAGATTCGGGCCCAGCTATCGCTCGTGCTCGAGGGTGTTCTTTGCCAATCACTATTGTCGAAGATCGGCGGTCAGGGACGAGCCTGTGCGATGGAAATTCTCGTCCCGAATGCGGCAGTCCGCAACCTGATCCGCGAAGACAAGATTCACCAGATTTATTCGGCCATGCAGTCTGGTCAGGATAAGTACGGAATGCAAACGTTCAACCAGTCGTTGGCGAGCTTGTATTTCAGCAAGCAGATTTCACTCGAGACGGCCCTGCTGCGTTCGTCAATGCCTGACGAGCTGCAGGAGATGATTAATCGCGGTCAGGCGGCGGTGGGCGCAAAGGCAGCTCCGGCCGCAGGACGCAAATAA
- a CDS encoding type II secretion system F family protein, giving the protein MPIYKFSGVDASGTKVAGEREATNKQVLQANLRKERIANIVVKEKGKEFTLPTLGSGKVPVKDIAIFFRQFSVMIDAGLPLVQCLEILAANQENPAFQKSLTGVRVTVEGGSTLANAMRQYPKVFDDLTTNMVEAGETGGILDVILQRLATYVEKAVKLKSAVKSALIYPVSVISIAVLVVGALLKFVVPIFEKLFAGLGVDLPLPTRIVISFSQFVQNFWWVAIVGLIAAIFGIKQVRKDKKGKYITDNLLLKLPVVGALLRKIAVARFTRTLGTLITSGVPILEGLSITARTSGNAVLEEALLKVRKAIEEGRTIVDPLKECGVFPNMVTQMIGVGEATGAMDNMLQKIADFYEDEVDAATKDLLTMLEPLMIAFLGVAVGGIVISLYMPLFSMIAKLSG; this is encoded by the coding sequence ATGCCGATCTATAAATTCTCAGGAGTCGATGCTTCCGGAACCAAAGTCGCCGGTGAGCGGGAGGCTACGAACAAGCAGGTGCTCCAGGCGAACTTGCGCAAAGAGCGCATTGCCAACATTGTTGTCAAGGAAAAAGGCAAGGAGTTCACGCTTCCCACGCTCGGTTCCGGCAAGGTCCCAGTCAAGGACATCGCCATATTCTTCCGGCAGTTTTCGGTAATGATTGACGCCGGCTTGCCCCTCGTGCAATGCCTCGAAATCCTGGCGGCTAATCAGGAGAACCCGGCTTTCCAGAAGTCGCTCACTGGAGTTCGGGTGACGGTAGAAGGTGGCTCGACTCTCGCCAATGCGATGCGCCAATACCCGAAGGTATTTGATGACCTGACCACGAACATGGTCGAGGCTGGGGAAACTGGCGGTATTCTCGACGTCATTCTTCAGCGTTTGGCTACTTATGTGGAGAAGGCCGTAAAACTGAAGTCAGCAGTAAAGTCAGCTTTGATCTACCCCGTGTCGGTTATCAGCATCGCGGTATTAGTCGTGGGCGCGCTGCTCAAGTTCGTCGTTCCAATTTTTGAGAAACTTTTCGCAGGACTGGGCGTAGATCTGCCACTACCAACACGAATCGTGATTAGCTTCAGCCAGTTTGTGCAGAACTTCTGGTGGGTTGCGATCGTAGGTCTGATCGCCGCGATTTTTGGCATCAAGCAAGTGCGAAAGGATAAAAAAGGCAAGTACATCACTGATAATCTTCTGCTCAAATTACCTGTCGTCGGAGCGCTACTACGCAAAATTGCAGTCGCCCGATTTACGCGAACCCTCGGTACCCTGATCACTTCCGGCGTGCCCATCCTCGAAGGACTTTCGATTACTGCGCGTACGTCTGGCAACGCGGTTCTTGAAGAGGCGTTGTTAAAAGTTCGTAAGGCAATCGAGGAGGGACGTACCATCGTTGATCCGCTGAAAGAATGCGGTGTATTCCCAAACATGGTGACGCAGATGATCGGCGTCGGTGAAGCGACTGGTGCGATGGACAATATGCTGCAGAAGATCGCAGACTTCTATGAGGATGAGGTGGATGCGGCCACGAAGGATTTGCTGACAATGCTGGAACCGCTGATGATCGCTTTCCTGGGCGTCGCAGTCGGCGGCATCGTCATCTCACTGTATATGCCGCTCTTCTCTATGATCGCGAAGCTTTCAGGCTAG
- a CDS encoding ATP-binding protein, which yields MRTFDERTWLSWLVKVRIIIITFLLGIGLAIIRLTHTNVSEWAFVSLILLWYTVGVFFLLLQSVWEDYKLQARIQVISDLALTTAVIYITGGIDTSFNFLYPLVIIVASILLPRWWAYLTAAFSFIAFGAILDLSFYQIIRSFSVSRPDLKSVQLVVGVNFFAYMAIAYLASNLSAKLRQVGVELHVKSDELQDLQVMQENILHSMRGGLITTDLEGHISLVNQPGLNFLGRTLSDMLGTHISSVFIDPMPEADSYPVQDELRAATPDGEKIFGLTVTPLTIHDGEVVGFVYTFADLTEVRRLENEIRQRDRLAAIGRLAAGIAHEIRNPLSSIAGSVQVLSTMATLNEEQQVLVDIVRRESERLNNIISDFLSYSREKNYKFAQHDLLLLLDDTLRLMENRPSRDTAEYRLVRNFEVREALSMVDTDRLKQVFWNLCDNAFRAMPNGGSLKVSLRARGSNWALSFKDSGVGLPPEQLEKVFEPFQSNFEGGTGLGLALVYQIVQAHKGRVYAISTPGEGAEFVVEIPQAQALPRALTLAEKRVRASMAVSERVNG from the coding sequence ATGCGTACCTTCGACGAACGAACGTGGTTAAGCTGGCTGGTGAAGGTGAGGATCATCATCATCACCTTCCTGCTGGGCATCGGACTCGCCATTATTCGGCTCACTCACACGAATGTCTCGGAGTGGGCGTTCGTCAGCCTCATCCTGTTGTGGTATACCGTCGGAGTCTTCTTCCTGCTGCTGCAGTCGGTCTGGGAAGATTACAAGTTGCAAGCGCGCATTCAGGTCATCAGCGATCTCGCTCTGACGACCGCAGTTATCTACATCACCGGCGGAATTGATACTTCCTTCAACTTCCTCTACCCGCTTGTAATCATTGTCGCCAGCATTCTGCTGCCGCGTTGGTGGGCGTATCTGACCGCGGCGTTTTCCTTTATCGCGTTCGGCGCAATCCTTGATCTCTCGTTCTACCAGATCATTCGATCGTTTTCGGTCTCCCGCCCAGACTTAAAGTCGGTACAGCTTGTCGTCGGCGTCAACTTTTTCGCATACATGGCGATTGCATATCTCGCGAGCAATCTAAGCGCGAAGCTGCGACAGGTGGGCGTCGAGCTACACGTGAAGAGTGACGAGCTTCAAGATCTGCAAGTGATGCAGGAGAACATTCTGCATTCAATGCGTGGCGGGCTAATCACAACCGATCTCGAAGGGCACATCAGTCTGGTGAACCAGCCAGGTCTGAATTTTCTTGGGCGCACATTGAGTGACATGCTGGGCACTCACATCTCATCAGTCTTCATTGATCCGATGCCTGAAGCGGACTCTTACCCGGTGCAGGACGAGTTGCGTGCTGCCACTCCAGATGGAGAAAAGATCTTTGGTCTCACTGTGACGCCCCTCACGATTCACGATGGTGAAGTCGTAGGCTTTGTTTACACCTTCGCGGACCTCACAGAGGTACGGCGACTGGAAAACGAGATTCGCCAGCGCGATCGTCTTGCCGCTATCGGACGCCTCGCAGCAGGCATTGCTCACGAAATTCGTAATCCTCTCTCGTCGATCGCAGGCTCGGTTCAAGTACTCTCGACGATGGCGACGTTGAATGAAGAACAGCAAGTCTTGGTCGACATCGTGCGTCGCGAGTCAGAGCGGTTGAACAACATCATCTCTGACTTTCTTTCGTACTCTCGTGAGAAGAACTACAAGTTCGCGCAACACGACCTGCTGCTTTTACTGGACGACACCTTGCGGCTTATGGAAAACCGGCCATCGCGTGATACTGCCGAGTACCGGTTGGTTCGCAACTTCGAGGTCCGTGAAGCCTTGTCAATGGTTGACACTGACCGCCTCAAGCAGGTCTTCTGGAATTTGTGCGATAACGCATTTCGGGCGATGCCCAATGGAGGTTCCCTCAAAGTAAGTCTCAGGGCGCGCGGCAGCAATTGGGCGCTATCTTTCAAGGACAGTGGCGTTGGCTTGCCACCAGAACAACTCGAAAAGGTTTTTGAACCGTTCCAGTCGAACTTTGAGGGCGGCACCGGACTAGGACTAGCCCTCGTGTATCAGATCGTTCAGGCGCACAAAGGGCGTGTGTATGCGATCTCCACGCCAGGAGAAGGTGCTGAATTCGTAGTGGAGATTCCACAAGCTCAGGCGCTTCCGAGAGCCCTGACGCTTGCGGAGAAGAGAGTGCGTGCCTCGATGGCTGTATCGGAGAGAGTGAATGGCTAA
- a CDS encoding sigma-54 dependent transcriptional regulator: MANVLVCDDERSIRELLEIALRKEGHKVETVNSGELAIRKMEGARYDVIVTDIRMPKIDGIEVLKHAHRLSPESAVVLITAAGDFDSAVQAVKSGAFDYIQKTPNALVDEVRVSIGRAAEVIELRRQNQAFRRDAASRNSLDNIIGCSPAVNTLKETIRTVASTGSTILIHGESGTGKELVARAVHACSQRDGQPFVSVNCGAFPETLLETELFGYMKGAFTGATQNKQGLFEVAGGGTIFLDEIAEMSLAMQVKLLRALQERTIRPVGGTSEIPIDVRVIAATNRDLQQMVEEKAFREDLYYRISVIPIDVPPLRSREEDIPLLANHFLKRYAPAAGKNILRISHESIERLLAYDWPGNVRQLENTVERGVAMETGEVLNVAAPEERSKARIAAAALGASPGDSLGVPAEGIDMEAYVADLERSMLQSALRQSGGVQTRAAELLRLSYRSFRHLAKKYKL, encoded by the coding sequence ATGGCTAACGTTTTAGTGTGTGACGACGAGCGTTCGATTCGCGAACTGCTCGAGATTGCACTCCGTAAAGAAGGACACAAGGTCGAGACGGTAAACTCTGGCGAGCTCGCGATTCGCAAGATGGAAGGCGCTCGCTACGATGTGATCGTCACTGACATTAGAATGCCTAAGATCGACGGCATCGAGGTACTGAAGCATGCACATCGCCTATCACCGGAGTCTGCCGTTGTGCTCATCACCGCGGCCGGTGATTTCGATTCTGCCGTGCAGGCCGTGAAGTCAGGCGCTTTCGACTACATACAAAAAACTCCTAACGCCCTCGTTGACGAAGTAAGGGTCTCGATTGGCCGGGCCGCAGAGGTTATTGAACTGCGTCGACAGAATCAGGCCTTCCGCCGGGACGCAGCCAGCCGCAATTCACTCGACAACATCATCGGATGCAGCCCCGCGGTTAATACGCTGAAAGAAACGATCCGTACGGTTGCGTCCACGGGCAGTACTATTCTGATTCACGGCGAAAGTGGAACCGGAAAGGAATTGGTCGCGCGTGCAGTTCATGCATGTTCACAGCGAGACGGACAGCCCTTTGTCTCGGTTAATTGTGGAGCGTTCCCAGAAACGCTTCTCGAAACCGAACTCTTCGGCTACATGAAAGGCGCGTTTACCGGCGCTACTCAAAACAAGCAAGGGCTCTTTGAAGTCGCCGGCGGGGGAACCATCTTTCTCGACGAGATAGCAGAGATGAGCCTCGCGATGCAGGTGAAGTTGCTACGTGCCTTGCAGGAGCGGACAATTCGTCCTGTAGGGGGAACATCGGAAATTCCAATCGATGTTCGCGTAATTGCGGCAACCAACCGGGATTTGCAACAGATGGTCGAGGAAAAAGCTTTCCGCGAGGATCTCTACTATCGAATCTCAGTCATTCCCATCGACGTCCCTCCTCTGCGATCTCGCGAGGAAGACATTCCTTTGCTCGCCAACCACTTCCTGAAGCGCTACGCACCTGCCGCGGGGAAGAACATCTTGCGCATCTCCCATGAGTCCATTGAAAGGCTCCTGGCTTATGATTGGCCGGGCAACGTTCGTCAACTCGAGAACACCGTTGAACGTGGTGTGGCCATGGAGACTGGGGAAGTGCTGAACGTTGCAGCGCCAGAAGAGCGTTCCAAGGCGCGCATCGCAGCGGCCGCATTGGGGGCTTCACCTGGAGATTCTCTAGGCGTGCCCGCCGAGGGAATCGATATGGAAGCCTACGTTGCCGATCTAGAGCGCTCGATGTTGCAGTCGGCGCTGCGGCAGTCAGGCGGCGTTCAGACTCGTGCTGCGGAGTTGTTGAGGCTCTCGTACCGTTCGTTCCGCCATCTCGCGAAGAAGTACAAGCTGTAG
- a CDS encoding cupin domain-containing protein yields MAVYDMNKMRPDYLTREYRRKVATGESLTLARLEAKQGSVTRPHCHDQEEVIFLLKGSWRFQLPTGPVTLLPNQVLTIPRGVEHSSEVLEDVIAIDVCTPQRKDWITGEDRGLHSDQDESLWAV; encoded by the coding sequence ATGGCAGTCTATGACATGAACAAGATGCGGCCCGATTACTTGACACGCGAGTATCGGCGTAAAGTAGCTACCGGAGAGAGCCTGACACTCGCGCGCTTGGAAGCCAAGCAAGGATCGGTAACCAGACCTCACTGCCACGATCAGGAAGAAGTGATTTTCCTGCTGAAAGGCTCGTGGCGCTTCCAGTTACCGACCGGGCCGGTGACGCTGCTACCAAATCAGGTCTTGACTATCCCACGCGGTGTCGAGCATTCGTCGGAAGTGCTGGAGGATGTAATAGCAATCGACGTATGCACCCCACAGCGTAAGGACTGGATCACAGGCGAAGATCGCGGATTACATTCGGATCAGGACGAGAGTCTGTGGGCAGTCTAG
- the ilvC gene encoding ketol-acid reductoisomerase translates to MATIYYENSADLALIKNKNVAVFGYGSQGHAHALNLRDSGVQVRIALELQSRSRSKAREAGFEVLVPKDAAVWGDVLVVLVPDTVQPKLYQEAIAPALSAGKTLLFAHGFNIHFKTIEPPAAVDVIMIAPKSPGHRVREVFAEGGGTPGLLAVHQDASGKAKSLALSYAKGIGCTRAGVIETTFAEETETDLFGEQAVLCGGVSALIKAGFETLVEAGYQPEIAYFECMHELKLIVDLMYRGGLNFMRYSVSDTAEYGDYTGGPKVVTAETYAALRRMLADVRSGDFARQWIAENEKGRPWFNQVRSREREHLIEQVGAKLRSMMPFVNPVTIGPDQTETRSQADETKDEKKAVAV, encoded by the coding sequence ATGGCAACGATTTATTACGAAAACTCGGCAGATTTGGCACTCATCAAGAACAAGAACGTAGCTGTTTTCGGCTACGGGTCACAGGGGCATGCACATGCGCTGAATCTTCGCGACAGCGGAGTTCAGGTTCGGATTGCGCTGGAACTCCAGAGTCGTTCGCGATCCAAGGCGCGCGAAGCGGGCTTTGAGGTCCTGGTTCCAAAGGACGCGGCCGTGTGGGGCGACGTTTTGGTGGTGCTGGTACCCGACACGGTCCAGCCAAAGCTCTATCAGGAGGCCATTGCGCCTGCACTCTCGGCAGGCAAAACGCTCCTGTTTGCACACGGCTTCAACATCCACTTCAAGACCATCGAACCCCCTGCGGCCGTCGATGTAATCATGATCGCGCCAAAGTCTCCGGGCCACCGCGTGCGTGAAGTCTTCGCGGAAGGTGGCGGCACGCCGGGACTCCTGGCAGTCCATCAGGATGCGAGCGGCAAGGCCAAGTCTCTGGCTCTCTCCTATGCCAAAGGGATCGGCTGCACGCGTGCCGGTGTAATTGAGACGACCTTTGCCGAAGAAACAGAAACCGACCTCTTTGGTGAACAAGCGGTGTTGTGCGGCGGTGTGAGCGCGCTGATCAAAGCCGGATTTGAAACGTTAGTAGAAGCCGGATATCAGCCGGAGATCGCATATTTCGAGTGCATGCATGAACTCAAATTAATTGTCGATCTCATGTATCGGGGTGGACTCAACTTCATGCGTTATTCCGTGAGCGACACTGCGGAATATGGTGATTACACCGGAGGACCGAAAGTCGTAACCGCCGAGACCTACGCCGCCCTAAGACGAATGCTCGCCGATGTCCGCAGCGGCGATTTCGCGCGACAGTGGATTGCCGAAAACGAAAAAGGACGACCCTGGTTCAATCAGGTTCGCAGCCGGGAGCGCGAACACTTGATTGAGCAGGTAGGAGCGAAGTTACGTTCGATGATGCCATTCGTTAATCCTGTGACGATCGGTCCAGATCAAACCGAGACTCGATCACAGGCGGACGAAACCAAGGATGAAAAGAAGGCTGTAGCAGTCTAG
- the ilvN gene encoding acetolactate synthase small subunit — protein MVRTFIVYVADHPGVLNRVSSLFRRRGYNIESLTVGHTHLPEISRMTVVVAIDAQGAPLVEANLYKLPEVLHVHDISSVPSLHRELVIVKVAASQEVRPEVMRVVDAFRARVLEVSAESLVIEATGPEDAIDSLLEGVRPYGILEMTRTGRVAMTRGSAPVFAPGTGSSKGAAPLWNSDHLSILRNCS, from the coding sequence ATGGTACGCACATTTATCGTCTACGTTGCCGATCATCCTGGCGTTCTGAACCGCGTTTCGTCACTGTTCCGGCGGCGAGGGTACAACATCGAGTCGTTAACGGTTGGACACACGCATCTGCCGGAGATTTCGCGAATGACGGTAGTCGTCGCAATCGATGCTCAGGGAGCCCCCCTGGTGGAAGCCAACTTGTACAAGCTGCCCGAAGTGCTTCATGTCCATGACATCTCGTCGGTTCCGTCGCTGCACCGCGAATTAGTAATCGTGAAAGTGGCTGCCTCTCAGGAAGTGCGGCCAGAAGTGATGCGCGTGGTCGACGCATTCCGCGCCAGAGTTCTTGAAGTCTCCGCCGAGTCACTCGTCATAGAGGCCACCGGTCCCGAAGACGCGATCGACAGCTTGCTCGAGGGGGTGCGTCCGTACGGCATTCTCGAAATGACTCGTACAGGGCGCGTCGCCATGACCCGGGGAAGTGCACCTGTCTTCGCTCCCGGGACAGGGTCGTCCAAGGGCGCTGCACCATTGTGGAACTCGGATCACCTCAGCATATTGCGTAACTGTTCTTAG
- the ilvB gene encoding biosynthetic-type acetolactate synthase large subunit: MKTGAQILWECLIGEGVKHVFGYPGGAILPAYDALCGYPEIHHVLVRHEQGATHMADGYARAGGGVGVAIATSGPGATNMVTGIATAMMDSSPVVCITGQVGSKFLGTDAFQETDITGITLPITKHNYLVKRAEDVAPTLRAAFHLARSGRPGPVLVDITKDAQQSSCEFDRTAYTPPAVTEGKQSFDADQYAAAIEMINAAEQPVILAGHGVLLSNAMDELREFAERASVPIAMTLLGIGGFPASHPLNLGMMGMHGEAWVNHAIQEADLLLAFGMRFDDRVTGTLKTYAPRAKKIHVEIDPAEINKNVRVDIALVGDLRQVLTQMIPDLARADRQRWLHYIDELKGDSAVRDIQKLPDSGHLYAAHVIHDLWRETNGNSIVVTDVGQHQMWEAQYYKHEQPRSLITSGGLGTMGFALPAAIGAKFARPDAEVWVVAGDGGFQMTMPELATAAQEELDLNIAVINNGYLGMVRQWQEFFYDRRYSATPLLSPDFAKVAEAFGLLGITARSREQVGPAIREARRRRGTALINFMVEQEDSVFPMVPSGAALHQMIRRPNPLVETAASEA; encoded by the coding sequence ATGAAGACCGGTGCGCAAATCCTGTGGGAGTGCTTGATCGGAGAGGGAGTGAAGCACGTCTTTGGATACCCGGGCGGCGCAATCCTTCCAGCTTACGATGCGCTTTGCGGATACCCAGAGATTCACCACGTTCTCGTTCGCCACGAGCAAGGCGCAACCCATATGGCAGACGGATACGCGCGCGCGGGAGGCGGAGTCGGGGTTGCAATCGCGACATCTGGTCCAGGCGCTACCAACATGGTGACCGGCATCGCCACTGCCATGATGGATTCCTCACCCGTCGTCTGCATTACGGGGCAAGTAGGCAGCAAATTCCTCGGCACCGACGCATTTCAGGAAACCGACATCACTGGCATCACGCTGCCGATCACGAAACACAATTATCTGGTGAAGCGCGCGGAAGACGTGGCTCCCACGTTGCGCGCGGCGTTCCATCTGGCCCGTAGCGGCCGTCCCGGTCCGGTCTTGGTAGATATCACGAAGGACGCCCAACAATCGTCATGCGAGTTCGATCGCACAGCCTACACTCCGCCTGCTGTAACAGAAGGCAAGCAAAGCTTCGACGCTGACCAATATGCCGCTGCCATTGAAATGATCAACGCAGCGGAGCAACCAGTGATTCTCGCCGGTCACGGAGTCCTGCTTTCGAACGCGATGGACGAGCTTCGCGAGTTTGCTGAGCGCGCCTCAGTTCCCATTGCGATGACGCTGCTCGGTATCGGAGGCTTCCCGGCGTCCCATCCTCTCAATCTCGGAATGATGGGCATGCATGGCGAAGCGTGGGTAAACCATGCCATTCAGGAAGCCGATCTGCTTCTGGCTTTCGGCATGCGCTTTGACGATCGCGTAACCGGCACACTCAAGACGTATGCGCCACGAGCAAAGAAGATTCACGTCGAGATCGACCCGGCGGAGATCAACAAGAATGTTCGCGTTGACATCGCTCTGGTCGGAGATCTGCGCCAGGTTCTTACCCAGATGATTCCTGATTTGGCGCGTGCAGACCGGCAACGATGGTTGCACTACATTGACGAGCTCAAGGGGGATTCTGCTGTCCGTGACATTCAGAAGTTGCCGGATAGCGGTCACCTTTACGCCGCGCATGTGATCCATGATCTGTGGCGCGAGACCAATGGCAACTCCATCGTGGTCACCGACGTAGGCCAGCACCAGATGTGGGAGGCGCAGTATTACAAGCACGAGCAGCCGCGTTCATTGATCACATCCGGCGGTCTTGGCACTATGGGATTCGCGTTGCCCGCGGCGATTGGTGCGAAGTTTGCACGGCCCGATGCGGAGGTCTGGGTGGTCGCCGGCGATGGCGGATTCCAGATGACGATGCCGGAACTCGCCACGGCAGCGCAGGAGGAGCTCGACCTGAATATCGCTGTGATCAACAACGGGTATCTGGGCATGGTGCGGCAGTGGCAGGAGTTTTTCTATGACCGTCGCTATTCCGCAACGCCGCTGCTGAGTCCTGATTTCGCAAAAGTCGCGGAGGCTTTCGGATTGCTTGGGATTACGGCACGCAGTCGAGAGCAGGTTGGACCTGCGATTCGCGAAGCGCGCCGCCGCCGCGGCACTGCGTTGATCAATTTCATGGTGGAACAGGAAGACTCTGTGTTTCCAATGGTGCCCAGCGGAGCAGCTCTGCACCAGATGATTCGCCGTCCAAATCCACTAGTAGAGACCGCGGCATCGGAGGCGTGA